One Bosea sp. 685 DNA segment encodes these proteins:
- a CDS encoding TetR/AcrR family transcriptional regulator, which yields MRTEQEGGRPSTETGQADMRERILAIASDLFYRRGVRAVGVDLVVEVAGIAKTSLYRHFRTKDDLIAAFLQREDEDFWACWDRVATRHGQDGEAELAAHMAWIGERVGRPHYRGCPQLNVAAEFPDEDHPARIVARTHKQELRRRLRGIAERLRLDRPDELAAQLAVVINGAFVSSQILAEDDATAILLQMAHALIAAARGPRT from the coding sequence ATGAGGACTGAGCAGGAGGGCGGCCGGCCCAGCACGGAAACCGGCCAGGCCGACATGCGCGAGCGGATCCTCGCGATCGCCTCCGACCTGTTCTACCGCCGGGGCGTGCGCGCTGTCGGCGTCGATCTGGTCGTCGAGGTGGCAGGCATCGCAAAGACGAGCCTCTATCGTCACTTTCGCACGAAGGACGATCTCATCGCCGCGTTCCTGCAGCGGGAGGATGAGGATTTCTGGGCGTGCTGGGATCGCGTGGCGACGCGCCATGGACAGGACGGCGAAGCCGAGCTCGCGGCGCACATGGCCTGGATCGGGGAGCGGGTTGGCCGCCCCCATTATCGCGGCTGTCCCCAACTCAACGTCGCCGCCGAGTTCCCCGACGAGGATCACCCGGCCCGGATCGTTGCCCGAACGCATAAGCAGGAACTGCGTCGCCGTCTGCGCGGCATCGCCGAGCGCCTGCGGCTCGACCGGCCCGACGAGCTTGCCGCCCAGTTGGCGGTGGTCATCAACGGGGCCTTTGTCAGCTCCCAGATTCTGGCCGAGGACGACGCGACGGCGATCCTCCTTCAAATGGCGCATGCCCTGATCGCCGCAGCCAGGGGGCCGCGAACTTGA
- a CDS encoding saccharopine dehydrogenase NADP-binding domain-containing protein — protein sequence MTDQLLRAEGARPAVAVYGASGHTGRFVVRELSRRGFTAIAIGRDAAKLAVADFPGGVRQVVATLEDPASLARALDGAAAVINCAGPFLDTAEPLVAAALQARIHYLDVTAEQGSAQATFARYASAAEAAGVVVIPAMGFYGGLSDLLATAAMGDWTHADEARIGIALDSWEPTEGTRVTGQRNTARRVTISGGCCSRWPTRRRMPSGRLRSPSARRRWSNCPSPRRS from the coding sequence ATGACTGACCAGCTTTTGAGAGCAGAGGGCGCCCGGCCGGCGGTTGCGGTCTACGGTGCCTCCGGACATACCGGCCGCTTCGTGGTCCGAGAGCTGTCGCGACGCGGCTTCACCGCCATCGCGATAGGGCGCGACGCAGCCAAGCTTGCGGTGGCCGACTTCCCCGGGGGCGTCAGACAGGTCGTCGCCACCCTCGAGGATCCCGCCTCGCTCGCCCGCGCCCTTGACGGGGCCGCCGCGGTCATCAACTGCGCTGGACCGTTCCTCGACACGGCCGAGCCCCTGGTCGCGGCGGCATTGCAGGCGCGCATCCATTATCTCGACGTGACGGCCGAGCAAGGCAGCGCCCAGGCGACCTTCGCGCGCTACGCCTCGGCCGCCGAAGCGGCCGGCGTCGTCGTCATCCCCGCCATGGGCTTCTATGGCGGCCTGAGCGACCTCCTGGCAACAGCCGCCATGGGCGACTGGACCCATGCCGATGAGGCGCGCATCGGGATCGCGCTGGATAGTTGGGAGCCGACCGAAGGGACGCGCGTCACAGGGCAGCGCAACACAGCCCGCCGCGTGACGATCTCCGGGGGGTGCTGCAGCCGCTGGCCGACCCGGCGCCGAATGCCGTCTGGTCGTTTGCGGAGCCCTTCGGCGCGCAGGAGATGGTCGAACTGCCCTTCACCGAGGCGGTCCTGA